A region from the Gemmatimonadales bacterium genome encodes:
- a CDS encoding lysylphosphatidylglycerol synthase transmembrane domain-containing protein: MPNPSERSRLWPALIGLTISAGLIWYAIRGVDLRDVGRHLAAAHALPLAGAVVLATLTFPIRAVRWRYLLRDARDEPITWSALWHATAIGFMANNVLPFRLGELIRPLAVTRLADVRFTAAFSSIAIERIFDGLTLALLLGLALLSPGLGAGVEVGGVSVAKSAAVGGAVFLLLLAVAIGVVLRPLAAERVVRALLPRGRLAERLVRLIEGIRQGLAVLQAPKRAAAVVVWSLVLWLVNALAFYVGFAAFDIRVDFTGAVLLEGLVAFGVSLPSTPGYLGPFEASIRAALSLYGIAPDRSFSYAIAYHVTTFVPITLLGLWSLTRTPLALKDLRRASAP, translated from the coding sequence TTGCCGAACCCGTCTGAGCGCTCGCGCCTCTGGCCGGCGCTCATCGGCCTCACGATCTCGGCCGGCCTCATCTGGTATGCCATCCGCGGCGTCGATCTGCGGGACGTCGGGCGCCATCTGGCCGCGGCCCACGCCCTGCCGCTCGCGGGCGCCGTCGTCCTGGCGACGCTCACCTTCCCGATCCGCGCCGTCCGTTGGCGATATCTCCTTCGCGACGCGCGTGACGAGCCGATCACGTGGTCCGCGCTCTGGCACGCCACTGCCATCGGCTTCATGGCGAACAACGTGCTCCCGTTCCGCCTGGGTGAGCTTATTCGGCCGCTCGCAGTCACCCGGCTCGCGGACGTTCGCTTCACGGCGGCGTTTTCATCGATCGCCATCGAGCGCATCTTCGACGGGCTCACGCTCGCCCTGCTGCTCGGTCTCGCGCTGCTGAGCCCCGGGCTCGGGGCCGGCGTCGAGGTGGGTGGCGTTTCGGTCGCGAAGAGTGCGGCGGTGGGCGGAGCCGTTTTCCTGCTTCTGCTCGCCGTGGCGATCGGGGTCGTCCTGCGCCCGCTCGCGGCGGAGCGGGTCGTCCGCGCGCTGCTCCCGCGCGGCCGGCTGGCCGAGCGGCTCGTCCGGCTCATCGAGGGAATCCGGCAGGGCCTCGCGGTGCTGCAGGCGCCGAAGCGCGCGGCCGCGGTCGTCGTCTGGTCGCTCGTGCTCTGGCTCGTCAATGCGCTGGCGTTCTACGTCGGCTTCGCCGCGTTCGACATCCGGGTGGACTTCACAGGGGCGGTGCTGCTCGAAGGCCTCGTCGCCTTCGGCGTATCGCTGCCGTCGACGCCCGGGTATCTCGGCCCCTTCGAGGCGTCGATTCGCGCAGCGCTCTCGCTCTATGGCATCGCGCCGGACCGAAGCTTCTCCTACGCGATCGCCTATCACGTCACGACGTTCGTGCCGATCACGCTGCTCGGCCTCTGGTCCTTGACCCGGACGCCGCTCGCGTTGAAGGACCTGCGCCGGGCGTCGGCGCCATGA